A segment of the Nitrosopumilus sp. genome:
AGATTTGTATATTTTTCAGATTATAAAAAAATCTACGGCAACATAAATCTGAACGAATATCTTAGAGAAGAGAAAGGCGAGAGAGAAAATTCAATTGAATTTGTAGAAGAATTTGACAAGGCCGAAACAGTAAGAAATCTATTTTATTTAGCAGAGCTAGACATTAAAGAATTAGATGACGTGAAAGAAAGCCCTTCAAAATGTATAAAACTTCTCAATGCAGCAAGTAATAGGTTAACCAAAAAACTAAACCCAGCATGGAAAGGAGATCCTATTCATGTAGACTTGAGATACAATCCAGGGAATATCATGAGTGTCGTAATTTCTGATGTTCATAAAGATGGAACCATCACCAATACAGGATTACTAAATAGAAGAGCAGAAGGTTTCAAATGGACGTTTTCATTTATTGTGAATTTTGCTGCAGAAACACAAAGAGCAGAATTGAAAGAAGCAATATTGCTTTTGGATGAACCAGCAAGAAATCTTCATCCCACCCAACAAATGGGAATTTCAGACTTGTTGAAGAGTTTGGCAGGGTCAAACCAAGTTTTGTATGCAACACACTCACCATTTATGATATTTGATTATACCCCAGGTAATTTACTAGTGGTGGAATTGGATAAAAGAAAACACCTCAGTAGAATTTTTTATGATTATTGGAATGCAGATGATAAAACACTTACACCTATTTTGTATGGATTATGCAGAGGTCAAGTTGAATCCATTGTAGACAGAGAGATAGGAACAAACTCAAGACCGATAATCATCGTGGAAACAATGTCTGATGCCATGTATCTCAATGCATTTGATAAATTCTTACAAGATCCAAATATTTCAATGAATCCTCTCAATGTGATAGCAGCGTACAGCAAAAATTCAGTCCTGCCTTTAGCGATTTTTTACAGAAATCACGGTTACAAGACATTTGTTTTATTAGATAATTCTGAAGAATCAAAGCAAATTTCAGCCCAGCTGGCCTCAAATGAATTTTCATCCATTCAAACCATTTTCTTTGAGAGAGAAGGGAAAAAGCTTGAGTCTATTGAAGACTACATTGCCCTGGAAGATTATCTGTATCCAGTAAATCAAACTTATGAAATAAAATTAAGGCATGAAGGATTTTCCAACCTTTCACCTCAAGATGTGGAATCCAAAGAGGGCAGAGGAAACTTGGAAAAATTAAAGAAGATATGGCAAGAACATAGAGATGACGATTGGGAAGAATTCGACAATGAAGAAATTACCAGATATATTTGTGAGAAAATTACACTTGAAGAGACTAATTTCCTGTCAGATAAAACTAAAGATCAATTCAGATCATTATACAGACTAATTGCTGAACGAATTAGACAATATCAAAATGTTGCAACAAAACCAGATTTAAATAAATTTCAAAAAACAAAAAATCGCGATTAAAGAAGTTTACTCATGAAAAACACCAAACTAAGAAATATAAAAATAATAAAAACTATTCAAGGTTTAAGTGAGAGATGCAGACTTTGAAAAATATGAATAAATCCTCAGCTAGAGGAATTTTCCTTTCCGTTGCATTGTTACTTTCAATTACATTATTTACAATTCCATCAAATGTGTATGGTGACGAAATTACAGTCAAAAGCATAGCATTGGAAGAGACAACAATATTAGAATTAACAAACGATTCAGATGAAAATGTAGATAGTCTAAGAATTTGGCTAGGAAATGATTTCAATTTCGAATCTTTCAAAACTGAAAAAGGATGGATAGGGGAAAGAACACCACAAGGTGTGATTATTTTTACATCATCAGAATCAATTAATCCTGGCGAGTCAGTAAAATTTGGAGTAAAAACTGACAAATCCAATCCAGGGATTAATTGGAAAGCAGTAAACAACAAAGATGTACAAATTGATACAGGTAAGTCCATTGCAGATGAATTATCAATAGTAATTGAAAATACAATACCAAATCAGGACTTAAAAAATACAGGTAAAGGGATTTCAACCGACTCAATATTTAAAATAGTTCCAGAAAAACCAAACATCGGATCAACAATAAGAGTTACAGGAGATAATTTTGGTACGTCACAAGAATTTGACTTTTACATAAGTACAAAAAAAATTGGCACTTTTGAAACAGATGAAAAAGGTCATTTTATGACCACAATGAAAATTCCATCTGAACAAAAAGCAGTCAGAACCGATTTCAAAGTAATGGATAAAGAAGGGGAAGAGAGAAAAATTAGCCTCAGAATAGGTGAAATTGAAAATAGAATTCCAGATTCACAAAATATACCACTTACAGTAAAGGGAATTTCAGATATTATCCACAGAGGTGATTTCTTAGAAATTTTCGGTACAGGAGACCCGGGTAGTGCAATAACGACTGAAATTACAACATCAGAAGATGAAGTTATCAATTCCAGAACAGCAGAAATAGACAGTAAAGGTAATTGGAAATTAGAAGAACCCATAGTTGTACCATTAGATACTCCGTTTGGCAAATACAGTGCAACCATCACAGATGGACGAGAAAGTAAAATAATATACTGGACAGTGGAGACAGATAAAAAAATAATCATATCTCCAGTAAATTTAAAATTTGAGCCAGGAGAAATAATGAAGTTTAGCGGTACAGCTTTACCAAACAAGCCAATTGAAATCATTCTAGAAGATCCTCTTGGAAAAGAAATTTTTTCAAAGATCATACAAATTGAAGACTCAGGGATTGTAGAATTTGAATTCCCAACTTCACAAAATACACCAGAGGGAACATACACGCTAATTGCCACTCAAGATAACAACAAAGAATTCAGCCATGCAGGATTAGGACAACTACCATCAATTCCAGTTAACTTAGAATTTGACAAACTTAGTTATAAAACAGGAGATACTGCCGTAATTACACTGATAGGAAAAGCATCAGAAATTATAAGTCTGCTCATCATAGATCCTTCGGACAATCCTATAGGAGAAACTATATCCATCACATTGCAAGAAGATGGACGTGCAACACATTCGATAAGTCTAAAGGGGTTTTCATCAGGAATTTACAATGCCGTAGTTAGCAAAGGCAGTTCGCAGAGTTCAGAAGTTTTCACAGTTGGACTTCAAACAGGTTCCGGACAAATTAAAATTAACACTACAAAAGAAGATTATCATTCAGGGGATTCAATATTAATTTTAGGCGACACGTTAGCTAATTCACTTCTTACAATAACCATGGTTAATCCAGATGGCGATGAAATCAAAACTAGAGAAACATTCTCAGACAAAAACGGAAAAATTTCTGAGAGTACATTTAGAATACCATCAGACATAGTTGCAGGAATATGGACAATTACTGCAAAGAGTGGATCAAACTTTGACAGCATAGAAATAAAAGTTCATGCAATAAGCCAAGACGGAATGATCATACAAGTAGAAGCAGGAACAGATATTCCAGGATATGGGAAAACAATAAACATACACGTCATAGGAGCAAAACAGACAGTCTCACTTGAAATCATCGCAAATGATGGAGAAATTATCGAGGAACTCTCATTCCCAGCATCCGCCGAAGGAGAAATAAACCAGCCATGGGTCATTCCCAAAGACACGGAACCAGGAACATATACAATAAAAGTTTCAGACGCTTTCAACACTGCAGAAGCAGAATTTGAAATTCAATAATATCAAACAATTTTATTTCAGATGATCTAGGTCTTATTATGAATTTAAAAGACAAAATTGCAGACTACCCAGACTTTCCTAAAAAAGGCATTTTATTTAGAGATTTTAGTCCGATTTTAAAAGATCCATCAGCCCTATCATTCATGGCAGATGAATTTTCAAAACATTTTCATCCAAATGACATAGATGTCTTTGCAGGAATTGAATCCAGAGGATTCATTTTGGCATCAGTTTTGGCATCAAGGTACAACAAAGGCATGATAATGATTAGAAAGGTGGGAAAACTACCTGGAAAAACTACAAAGTTGGCATATACAATAGAATATGGTAAAGACACCATAGAAATTCAAAAAGACATCATAAAAGAAGGAGAAAAAATACTGATATGTGATGATTTACTCGCAACTGGGGGTACAGCACAAGCATCTGCAAAATTAATTGAGAAAAATGGTGGGAAAATATCAGGATTTGCATTCATAATTGAATTGACGGATCTTAATGGAATTAAAGAAATCAGCAACTACAATTGTAAATCATTGGTGAAGTATTGATGAAAGAAAATGCCGAGATAGGGATTTTTGGAGGTACAGGAATTTATGATTCGGGCATACTGGAAAATCCTCACGAAATAGACATCGATACACCTTACGGAAAGCCATCAGATAAAATAACAGTCGGAATATTCAATGGAAGAAAAATTGCATTCCTTCCAAGACATGGAAAAAAGCACACCATCCCACCACATATGATCAATTTTAAAGCAAATATTTGGGCATTTAAGGAATTAGGGATTACTAGAATCATAGCACCTTCAGCAGTGGGGAGTCTCAAAGAAGAGTTAGAACCAGGACATTTTGCATTGCCTACACAATTTTTAGACTTTACAAAGTCGAGAGACGGTTCATTTTCAGAAGAAGGAAGAGTTATCCATATTTCAGTGGCGGATCCTTTTTGTCCGGAATTACAATCATCAATACTTCAGATCACAGAGAAACAGGGTTTAGAAATACACAAAGATTGCACATATGTTTGCATTGAAGGTCCACGATTTTCAACCAAAGCAGAATCTAAATTCTATAAAACTACAGGTGCAGACATTATTGGAATGACCCTAGTTCCCGAATGTCAGCTTGCAAGGGAAGCCCAAATGTGCTATGCATCCATCTCAACAGTCACAGATTATGATGTTTGGGCTGAAAAGCCAGTTACAGCTAAAGAAGTGATTGAGACGCTTTCAAAAAACGTGGAGAAAACAAAAAAGATACTTACAGAATTAATAGACAGAATACCTAAAACGAGAAGATGTTCATGTGAAAAAGCACTGGCAGAAGCAGAATTTTAGTCATCTACAACTATAATCCATAGTGACTTTATCCCCTCGGTCTTTAAGTAATTCAGAAGAAAATACAAAATCAATGCAGATTCAGAGCAGTCAAGACAAAGTGACCAGATTCCTTGAGAGAAAGTTTAGAGTATCTCAAAGCCTGTCTACGAAAAACGGCTACAATTCAGCAATTCAGAAATTTATCAATTTCCTGGAGGTTCGATACGGTTTTGGTTTATTGGAAATTTTAAAAGAGATAGAATCCAAAAATAGGGATCCAGTTGATGTCTTGGATGATTTCTATTCCTTTTTGTCACAATACAGACGAGAAAACTCCGAGAAGGTAGGGTACAGCAACCATACGATATGTGACTACATTATAGTGACAAAGGAGTTTCTAAATGGGGAAGGCTGTAAAATTTACAATGAGGATATCAGACAGAAGTTCAGACTTCCGCGTAAGACACATGTCTACGAAAAGGGACTGACAAAGGAGACCATCAACAGAGTCATCAGACTCGCAAACCCCAAGATTGCAGCAGCCATATTGATTTCATGCTCTAGTGGCATGAGAATAGGTGAAATCACACAGTTAAGGCTAGCAGATGTCGATTTGACTCAAAATCCAGTCACGATCACAGTAAGGGCAGAAACTACAAAGACCAGAGAGACCAGGATAACCCACATGACATCAGAGGCGGCCAGTGCCTTGAAGGATCATATTTCCAGACAAACACCTCCAAAGAAAAACGAGGATTATCTATTTTTAATGCAGCATGAAGACAGACTCTTGCGTCTAAATGACAGACGAACCAAAAATCAATACAGTAACAACGGTCTTAGAAAAATGGACCAGAAGAACATCAAGATTTTAGAATCCAACCTCAAAAACATTTCAAAACAAGAACGATATGCAAAGAGTGTGTTATCCACAAATCACAATCTAGAAAAGCAGCTATCAACTCTGATTAAGAAAATTCCCGAACTGAATTTAAAAAATGAGAACGGCAGAAGTTCGATTCATTTTCATGCATTTAGGGCATGGTTTAAGACACAGGTCACTGATGCCCACCAGTCAGACTTTGCCGAAGCATTGATGGGACACAAGTCACTCAAGCTTGTATACTATAGGCAAAATGACAAAGTACGGGCCAAAACATATCTTGATGTGGAATATGCAATTACAATATCAGATACTGAAAAGATTGATAGAAACTATTCAAACATGCAAAAAGATAATTCAGAACTAAGAGGTATTGTTGATTCGTTGTCAAAACAGCTAAGAAATCTAGAAAAAAGAATTGAGTTAAAATAATTTTTTTATTTTCAAAGTCCATCAAGATTTGAAGTAGGGGATTAACTACTGGGAAGTCCTTTTCAGAATTCCATCAGGTTCAATTCCACGGGGACTCGGACATCATTTCGGGGATAAAATTGGACACAAATAGGTATGAATCTTTTTTGTGGAAAGACCTTCTGAAACATGTGTAAGCTAAGAGCTTTGCAAGTACGAAATATGACTAAAATAGGCACTAAATTATTTGATTTTTGAACATTCTACTATTGTAAAAAATTCATCAAGAGTTGTCTGTTTGAATTTCTCTTTTTCTTGAATAACAAAATCAATCATAATCTGTTTACGAATTTTTGATATATAGTCCAGCTGCAATGCTTTGAAAATACATTTGAGGTTTGATTTCATACATCAAGAACTATGTTAGAATTGTAGATATAGATCTATGTTTTATTAGACTAGTCTAATTAAAGCTAGACTAGTTATACTAGATAATCCTTAATCAAAATTGGATGGCAACAAAAAAACAGATTAAACAAATTTTAGAAGTAGTGAAAAAACATGGTAGAATTCAAAGAGCGCAATTAATTAAACAAATTGAACATGAAGGACTAATGTCTCATCAAACTACCAGTAATGTAATTAATGAAGCAGTAAAAATTCAACGACTTTTCAGACAAGAAGATTACAAAGGTAAGCAAAAGATAGTTTGGTATTCAGTAAATGAAGACATACGCAAAACAGAAGAACACCTAAAAAAAGAACTCAATAAAAAAATAGAAAAATTTGATTCCAGTTTTGCAATTTTTATAGAAAAATATCCAACATTATCATTAGAGCAAAAAGCAGATGGTGTAGATCATTTTAATTTTTTGTTTAGAACAATAGTAGAGACGATTAATCATCTGACCTTTGCATTTCAAGAAACTAGCTATTGGAAAAAATTATTTAAAGAATTTCGAGAATCAAGACAGATAAAATTTCAAAAATTGGCTTCTACTGAGTCCCTAGAGAATGTCGGATACATTTCTCTTCATCTTCTTTCACAGTTGTTTGAAGACGTTAATGATGCATTTGAAGATGCTGATGAATATCTGAAAGAGATTTAACAGATAGTGATTTTGTGCCTAAAATCCTTAATTTTGCAATTAGTTTTGTAGGTAAAATAAAAAGATAATTTTTACTATTTAATAATAAAATAATCCAAGAATACACATGACAGATTATGAAGTAAGTGCTTTTATGAAAATTTTGTTAAAATCGCAATTTCCACAATTTACATTATTACGTTCTGATAATTTTTGTGAAGAAGCAAAAAAACGTGGAATACGAATTACAGAAAGGGATTTAGAATATTTTGATAAAAAAGAGATCATCAGACCGTGTTTACGATTTAGTAGACCAATAATTGAAAATGAATTTGCAGATGTATCATTAGGAAGTCCATTTGCATGGAAATACTTTTTCAAACAAAAACATATCGAAATCCCAAAAAAAGGAGATTTCAAACCATGGTATAAACATCGAACTCTAAAAAACAATAATAAAATTTGGGTGTATTATCATTCATGGCAATTACTTTTTTTAAAAGATCAGATTAGAGGTTCAATAAGTAAAATAAAAACAAGTGCATTATTTTCAAAAAAATTTGATTTTCAAGAATATGTAAAACGAGAAAAAAGAACCTACACAAGATATTTAGAAATTATGGAAAACAGAAGTAAGACATACTTTAATCAAATAATTGGACTTCTAATGATGTTAGACGAACCATATTCAGTGGATGTGAGACACATTTTTCATCCAAATCCAGATGATGATAATTCTATTCTTAAATGGGATCAATGGAAAAAGAACAAGAAATATTCTAAATCTATCCATAGAAAATCAGGACTTTTGATTAAAGATCTGGAAGTAATTTACAGGAGATTAGCCTTTGATGCAAACAACCTGGATCCAATTAACAAATGGAATCCATTTATGTCAACTATTAGAAGATCTAAAAAAAGAGATTTACGAGGAGATGCATTAATTGCCCAAGATTATTTTGACGCATTAGAAATGATGGCATTACATATCAAAGAAATTTCAGGAAAAACCATGCTACATGTTAGTGACAGTAATCCGTGGTTAAACAACGGATGGAAAGAAATGAAGTATGGAAAACCATATGATATTAAGAGTGAGAAAACAAAAAAACAAATTTTATCAGATTTTTTAAAATCTAGACCAGTAACAACATCAATTATTGTTGAAGGTAAAACTGAAGAAAAAGTAACAAGAAAGATCATGAAGCAAGTATATGTTGAAAATCCTGAAAAACAAGGAATTCATATTTACAACATACGAGGTTCAGGGAATTTAACTCAAAGAAATATTGATGGATATATTACAAGAGCAAATTTAGAAGAAAATGAAATTTACATAATATTAGATCAAGATGCAAAAAAATACATAAAAAAACATGCTGGGAAAACAATCAAAAAAGAAAATACAACAGTGTGGGAAAAAGATTTTGAAGAAGATAATTTTGGAATTTCTATAGTAATTAAAAAAGCCAACAGTTTGTTGAAAAAATACAATAAAGAATCAATTACAGAAGAAGAAGTAATACAAGCATGTAAGAAATGAAAACTATTTGATGCAGTCAGAACAGTTGTCTTTAAAAAAAATAATATTGAATTTCAAAAGATTATCTCAAAACCAGATTTTTCTATGTTAATAATGAAATCACAATTCACTGCAATTCGTA
Coding sequences within it:
- a CDS encoding AAA family ATPase, whose protein sequence is MRLRKFRVRAYRCIHDSGEITVGDLAAFVGRNESGKTTILQALTLLNRDENVSELDLCDEMDEELKEEMKLAEGDFDLNEHEVGLIKEKFPKLPEITKIKLIRTNRNSKVQYEFENIKISEDDNEEISSWENFSRQILEFLDTIPNHLRIQIDTKIFEEQVPRNKETFDSIMAEFSNQFHLIAIQEPKVVEEWEKIYRSPENQFSNLLSGESEKTALENFISSQLHPRFVYFSDYKKIYGNINLNEYLREEKGERENSIEFVEEFDKAETVRNLFYLAELDIKELDDVKESPSKCIKLLNAASNRLTKKLNPAWKGDPIHVDLRYNPGNIMSVVISDVHKDGTITNTGLLNRRAEGFKWTFSFIVNFAAETQRAELKEAILLLDEPARNLHPTQQMGISDLLKSLAGSNQVLYATHSPFMIFDYTPGNLLVVELDKRKHLSRIFYDYWNADDKTLTPILYGLCRGQVESIVDREIGTNSRPIIIVETMSDAMYLNAFDKFLQDPNISMNPLNVIAAYSKNSVLPLAIFYRNHGYKTFVLLDNSEESKQISAQLASNEFSSIQTIFFEREGKKLESIEDYIALEDYLYPVNQTYEIKLRHEGFSNLSPQDVESKEGRGNLEKLKKIWQEHRDDDWEEFDNEEITRYICEKITLEETNFLSDKTKDQFRSLYRLIAERIRQYQNVATKPDLNKFQKTKNRD
- a CDS encoding biofilm-associated protein, which codes for MNKSSARGIFLSVALLLSITLFTIPSNVYGDEITVKSIALEETTILELTNDSDENVDSLRIWLGNDFNFESFKTEKGWIGERTPQGVIIFTSSESINPGESVKFGVKTDKSNPGINWKAVNNKDVQIDTGKSIADELSIVIENTIPNQDLKNTGKGISTDSIFKIVPEKPNIGSTIRVTGDNFGTSQEFDFYISTKKIGTFETDEKGHFMTTMKIPSEQKAVRTDFKVMDKEGEERKISLRIGEIENRIPDSQNIPLTVKGISDIIHRGDFLEIFGTGDPGSAITTEITTSEDEVINSRTAEIDSKGNWKLEEPIVVPLDTPFGKYSATITDGRESKIIYWTVETDKKIIISPVNLKFEPGEIMKFSGTALPNKPIEIILEDPLGKEIFSKIIQIEDSGIVEFEFPTSQNTPEGTYTLIATQDNNKEFSHAGLGQLPSIPVNLEFDKLSYKTGDTAVITLIGKASEIISLLIIDPSDNPIGETISITLQEDGRATHSISLKGFSSGIYNAVVSKGSSQSSEVFTVGLQTGSGQIKINTTKEDYHSGDSILILGDTLANSLLTITMVNPDGDEIKTRETFSDKNGKISESTFRIPSDIVAGIWTITAKSGSNFDSIEIKVHAISQDGMIIQVEAGTDIPGYGKTINIHVIGAKQTVSLEIIANDGEIIEELSFPASAEGEINQPWVIPKDTEPGTYTIKVSDAFNTAEAEFEIQ
- a CDS encoding adenine phosphoribosyltransferase, whose product is MNLKDKIADYPDFPKKGILFRDFSPILKDPSALSFMADEFSKHFHPNDIDVFAGIESRGFILASVLASRYNKGMIMIRKVGKLPGKTTKLAYTIEYGKDTIEIQKDIIKEGEKILICDDLLATGGTAQASAKLIEKNGGKISGFAFIIELTDLNGIKEISNYNCKSLVKY
- a CDS encoding S-methyl-5'-thioadenosine phosphorylase; its protein translation is MKENAEIGIFGGTGIYDSGILENPHEIDIDTPYGKPSDKITVGIFNGRKIAFLPRHGKKHTIPPHMINFKANIWAFKELGITRIIAPSAVGSLKEELEPGHFALPTQFLDFTKSRDGSFSEEGRVIHISVADPFCPELQSSILQITEKQGLEIHKDCTYVCIEGPRFSTKAESKFYKTTGADIIGMTLVPECQLAREAQMCYASISTVTDYDVWAEKPVTAKEVIETLSKNVEKTKKILTELIDRIPKTRRCSCEKALAEAEF
- a CDS encoding tyrosine-type recombinase/integrase; this encodes MQIQSSQDKVTRFLERKFRVSQSLSTKNGYNSAIQKFINFLEVRYGFGLLEILKEIESKNRDPVDVLDDFYSFLSQYRRENSEKVGYSNHTICDYIIVTKEFLNGEGCKIYNEDIRQKFRLPRKTHVYEKGLTKETINRVIRLANPKIAAAILISCSSGMRIGEITQLRLADVDLTQNPVTITVRAETTKTRETRITHMTSEAASALKDHISRQTPPKKNEDYLFLMQHEDRLLRLNDRRTKNQYSNNGLRKMDQKNIKILESNLKNISKQERYAKSVLSTNHNLEKQLSTLIKKIPELNLKNENGRSSIHFHAFRAWFKTQVTDAHQSDFAEALMGHKSLKLVYYRQNDKVRAKTYLDVEYAITISDTEKIDRNYSNMQKDNSELRGIVDSLSKQLRNLEKRIELK